One window from the genome of Salvia miltiorrhiza cultivar Shanhuang (shh) chromosome 7, IMPLAD_Smil_shh, whole genome shotgun sequence encodes:
- the LOC130994320 gene encoding uncharacterized protein LOC130994320: MSFVSRAHHDSVVGIDQKSQQYWGAICTAYNAQRPQGAIPRNIKQMKSYFQRVANDCKRFEAMHKKCRDNWASGMSDDQIIEQTEKMWIAEFGAKFRYPYAWKVLHESKKFASISEDVHSDKCLKGSDGRGTTTSSDQSISTRPQGQKAAKRDKGKGKKKAEETSEDNARALEYMAEMEKSMGLERIVGFAAAKRMIDSDKGVFVFA; encoded by the exons ATGTCGTTTGTATCTCGAGCACACCACGACTCTGTGGTGGGGATCGATCAAAAATCACAACAGTATTGGGGTGCCATCTGCACAGCCTACAATGCTCAAAGGCCCCAAGGAGCTATTCCACGCAACATCAAGCAAATGAAATCATATTTTCAACGGGTGGCAAATGACTGCAAGAGGTTTGAGGCCATGCACAAAAAGTGCCGCGATAATTGGGCATCCGGCATGAGTGATGATCAAATCATCGAGCAAACAGAAAAGATGTGGATCGCCGAGTTTGGTGCTAAGTTCAGGTATCCGTATGCATGGAAGGTATTGCATGAGTCCAAGAAATTCGCAAGCATCAGCGAGGATGTCCACTCGGATAAATGCTTGAAGGGTTCGGACGGTCGTGGCACAACGACTTCTAGCGACCAAAGTATCTCCACACGGCCCCAAGGGCAAAAGGCGGCCAAGAGAGACAAAGGAAAAGGCAAGAAGAAGGCGGAGGAGACGTCGGAGGACAATGCTCGAGCTCTCGAGTACATGGCGGAGATGGAAAAGTCAATGGGA CTTGAGAGAATAGTTGGATTTGCTGCTGCAAAAAGGATGATCGACTCGGATAAAGGTGTGTTTGTTTTTGCTTAG